The sequence AACTTCCCCACCCAGCGCCGTTGCTCCGCTTTTCATTTTATGTAATATGCTCTTCAGTTCATGCTCCTCTATGTGATCCAGACCGATTTCTGAACTCATGATCAATCTCCTTTGTTTACATAAATAATCTTATTTTACTTCAAATACCAATTAAGTGCATTCTTGAATAATATCTTTTCAGCCTGTTCTTCTTCCATATTATTGAGAATTAAATCCACATCGGAAAGCAGAAAGGGTCTGCCGGCTCTTGTTGATGGCAAATCTGTGCCAAACATGAGTGCTTCGGGATTTATGGAATAAATATGCTTCATCGCTTCACCTGGATCAAAATCAATTCTGCCAAAACCGGTTGCTTTGACTTTAACCCCCTTGTCCACCAATGAGAGCAAATGATCAAACCCATCCCTGGATAAGCCGAGATGGTCGACTGAAACAGCGGGAAGCTTTTCGATAATAGAAGAGACATCCGGCAATCGAGTAGAGTTTATGTATAACTCCGTATGCCATCCGGCCAACTCGTAGACCCTTCTCGCGAAATAGTCCAGCCGGGAGATATCTTCGGAACCGCCGCGATTGACATTGAACCGAAGCGCCCTTACCCCTAATTCGTTAAGCCTAATTATTTCTTCATCCCGAGTATCAGAGGGAAGCTGTGTAACTCCGGCATAGTTTTCACCCAAGGTTTGGATTGCATCAATCAAATACGATTGATCAAAACCCTGAAAGGAACCCGACACAACAGCTCCCCCAATAACATTTAAACTTTTGGTGCTCTCTAAATAGTCACTGCACGAAAAGGTATCGGGAAGGTAGCCTTGATTCGGAAACAAAGGAAACCTCTTATCTATGATATGTAAGTGTGCATCAAATATTTTAATAGAATCAATCCCCTTTTTTTTGGATTTATCCTATCCTTCTATTATTTGTATTAGTTTTCAATTTCCTCAAATACCCTGTGTGAGATATCTCCTTCAGTGACAATCTTGTATGTTTCACCGTTCAATTCCACTATTGTCAAGCTTGTATCATGAATGAAAGGAGGATCCCACAATTTCTCCAGCGGTTCATTTTTAAAGTGGGATAACATTGTCTTGATGACAACCGAATGTGTAACAATCAGGACAGTTCCCGATGAATGATTTTCTCGAAGTGAAGTTAAAAATTCCAGCACCCTGTTTTTCAAGTCACCAAAGTTCTCACCCGTTTGCGCTGTATATAGGTGAGGTGTATTCCAGAAGCAGTGAAATTGATCGGAGTAGTGCTTCTCAATAAATGAAACCGTTTTGCCTTCCCATTTCCCCAAGTTGATCTCCTTCAAGTTTTCATCAAAAATGACCGGAATGTCTTTTTCTGCTTTTATTAAGTCTGCGGTTGACCGCGTCCGTGTACTGGGACTTGAATAAATCGCATCAAACGGAATATCTCTGAGTCTATCCCCAAGCAATACGGCGTTTCGAATCCCGTTTTCCGTTAACTCGGAATCACGCCATCCCTGCATCCGTTTTTCCGTATTCCATACCGTCTCGCCGTGTCTTGTTATGTACAAAGTTATCAAATTGATCCTCTCCTAAAATGGGATATCCGGAAACAGCCTTTTAAGCACGCCCTAAACCAAATTATACCAAAGGTGCAATGGTTAAGGTAAGGTGGATAATAAGAACCGGAGAGGAAGGGAAAGAATACAATTTTTCATATGAAAACATACTTTTTCATGTCATAACGGAGGAAGCGCTTCACATCGGCCAGATACAAAGTTGGGGTAATGGGGATTGGGTTGAAGCATGTCTTATCTGATCTGCTGTTCAGGTGATAAAAAGCAGTTCAATGGATGACATTACGCCGGACCATTCCAGGCAGCAGTTCTGTTTCTCGCAGAATCTCTTTGGTTTCGCGCCGTACTCAGGGCTTTTCACGCCATGATACGGCTTTTTCACGCCGAACATGATGGGCGGACTAGCCTTGATTCCGCTTTCGCTCCATATCGCCGCCCTTTCACGCGGAACCAGTCCTGTTTCACGCCGCACTCCTGGTCATTCACGCCCGATCTTCTCCCTTTTGCGCCAAAAGGCCAGTTTCGCGCCGTATACAGAGCTTTTCACGCCTTCACTCGGCTTATTCACGCCGAACATGGCAGGCAGGCAGGCAAGCCGCTGTCAATAAAACATGGTACAAAGCCACCCGCCCAATCTTCCGACAATCTCCAAACATAAAAATAATCGCAACACCGTTCATCCTTAGGGTTTGAGAGCAGCACAAAAAAACCGATTGCTGATAACTCTAAATTTAGCCAAGGAACATCTGTGTGTTATGAATGAGTTAGATTGAAACAAAGCCGGAAACAGTTTCCGCTTTGTTTGTTAATGACAGATGTATGCTAAATGGCGGCGAGTAAGAAACAAATGATCATACCGTTCAAAGCATGAATTCAGTGAATCAATCTTATACTCTCACCGCCATCGTATTGTTGTACATAATGAATAACTTCAGGCTTTCTTTTTGCCCATTACGGCAATTGTATGAAACTGCCTTGAATTTGGACCTTTTACTATTTGAACATCAACACAGGAATACGTTTCCATTGAAGGGATAAGTTTTTCTTCTACAAGTGTATTTACCCCCTCCCAGATTTCATCGTTTTTGCCATTGGTGAGAGTGACAATAAATGAACCGCCTGGTTTTAATACTCTCATTATTTCTGACACCGTTTCGGGGAAATCATCCCAGAAGTAAATTGTATGTATGCTAAAAACCTTGTCAAATTGCTTGTCCTGGAACGGCAAGCTGTTCATGCCAGCTTTCACAAACTTTGCTCTTTTTCCTAGTTCTTTTTTGTTTCTTCTTTTAGCTGAGCGTATCATAACAGGTGAAAGATCGAGCCCTACTACTTGTTCCACTGCAAAACGCTCAAGTATGAGCTTCACTGCTAAACCCGCACCACACCCAAGATCCAGTACACTCTCGCCCTGTTGTAATTTCATCAGCTCAATCGTCCATCTCGTTTCCGGTTCATGTTGACGGACCATTTTTTCACCGATGTACATTCCTAAAAGACCTTTAGGTGTTTTATAGTGGTTATCAATATATGCTTTAGTCCTATCAATTAACTTCATCATCCACCGCCTTGTAGAAAGACCTTTTAAATTACATTCTCTACAATACAGTTCAATCCTTCTCCGACTTAACTCCCTTCCATAACTCACTTAAACGGAATTTGAATTTTCGAAGTCACAATAAACGATATGATAATAAAACGGAATTAAATTCCAAATATAGAAACATATGATACACTTAGATTATCTAAATTTACTGTATAAAGGGGATTTCTTTATTCAACTAACGGGCAGGTTAGTGGAAGTATGCAGTTTTATACCTTTTAAGGAGTAGATACTTATGAAGGTAGATGTAGTAAAGAAGAGAAAAATCCAACAAAAATACAGAGAAAAAATGAAGATGAAAAAAGTAGGTCCAAAAGACTTACTTGAAGCCGTTGTTGTAATTTCTTGTTTGTTTATAGTTATGACACCAATTATTTTTATGGAAGAAGATTATGTTAATAGTTCGATAGAGGATAAATGGATGAGAGTTATTCCTGCAATTGATAATGAATTAATAAGCGCTTCATATTATACAGGTGTTGCCATCGACTTTAATCCTAAACCAATAAAAATCATTGTGAGAACAAATATTAGTGATACTGGCTTAAACGCTGAAAAAACACAAGGTGAGTTGATTAATGTAGTAAACAACATTATTAAATTAAATAAATTACCCACCTTACTTGAAAAAGATGAAACATATGAAATTATTATAGAAGGAACAAAATATAAAGAATTAAAGCGTGAAGTGTATCGATGAGCGATTTTTTTATTATATTGTTAAACTGAGGGGGGCGTTAGTTCGATAAGACAATAAAACTAAACAGAACTTCCGGTTTTATGGAAGTTCTGTTTTTTTCTATAAATATCAACATTAAACTTTAACAGACATCCATGCAAAATTTTTGGCACATAAATGAATGAAATATCTACAAAGGCAAGGCCCTCCACATCTAAAAGTTATCCACAGATATTTCAGGGTAGAGCCAATAAAATAAAAAAGGGATACCTATTCACGCACAAGTTGATTGGAGCGGAAGGGGCTCGACTCCGGCGGGAGCAGCGGGACAGGTGAGACCCCGCAAGAGTGCCAGCGATGAGGAGGCTCACCGCCCGCCCCGCGGAAAGCGAGCCCCTGCAGCGGAAATCAACACCCCGGTTTAAAACGCCCTACTAATGCCACCACAACCCTGTTTCGTTATAGATTAAGGAATAACGTTTAATTATGAAACCAAATATTCTGAGTGTCTCAACGGTTTCCACTTTTTGTTTTTACTCTGCTTAGCGATTTACCAACAACAAACTTTAACAGACAGAGCCTATAAAAAAAGAGGCCCACCTTTTACTGGCAAGCCCCTTGAAGAACTTTATCTTTAAACAGTATTTTACTGATGCCCTGCTTCGTCCCATGTACTATACATCTCTATAACCTTGCACTTCACTTTTCCAGAAGGAACTGACAAAATGGTTTCCTCACCAGTTTTTAATCCTATCAACTTCATCGCAATTGGTGTACCATAGAAAAGTTTGTTTTCCTCTATATTCGATTCACCGTATCCGACGATTTCATAAATTTCTTCTTCCAAAAAATCTGGATACTCAAACGAACACTTCACGATCGAGCCGATCTCGACTTTTTCCGTGTTACGCGAATCAAACTTAATAAGTTCAGCATTTTTATACGTATTTTTAACTTCGCGAATGCGTTCTTCCAATATACGTTCTTCTTGCTCTAATTTATGAAAATTGGGATTGGCTAACTTGTCATCGCCGCAAGCATGATAGGCACTATTTTTATCCATACGCACTTGCTTTAAACGTTGTTCAAAATCGGCTATTTGCTGAAGAATCAATTGCTCTCCCTTAGGTGTGATTTTAACTGGCATATTGCGCTCCTTTACTATTCAGGCATACTTTTTCCTTCTAAGTATTTGCGTGTTACAAAAGTGAACTTAATCCAAACTCTTTCAAGGCCGTTTATTTCTCACCAAATACCTAAGCTCTATTCTTTGTTCAAAACCTTCATCGGTTTCCTTAATTTCAAAACTCTCATTGCTATTGCTGGATGTAAACCCTCAGAAACTTGCCCGCCAGCCATCCTATTATACATCCTCTTATAGCGCATGTTCAAAAGGGGGGTCTTCTGGTCTTCTGGTCATCTGCTCCATCGGCCAGCGGGTCCCGCAGGCTTCACACAACTCAGTTCTGTAAGGATTCTCATGGCCGCATTCGCACGCAACTTGTTTACTTTTCATTTTTAACCCCCGTCACTACCCAAATATCCCCTGGATGTTTATGGTTCTATCCTTTTCATGTAGTCCGCAACTTCTTGCTCAGACATGCTTGCGGTTATTTTATCGACGATTTTGCCGTCTTTATCAATTAAAAAGGTCGTCGGCAGCGGATTGACTCCATAAGCATCCAATACTTCACCCTTATCAATCACAATTGGGAACGTCAGGCCGTATGTATTGGCGAACCGATTGACGGCAAGTTTCGTTTCATCGACATTCACTGCAATAATTTCCACGCCTCTGTCTTTGAAAACTTCATACTGGCTTTGCATGTAAGGCATTTCCTCTTTGCACGGTTCGCACCATGTACCCCAGAAGTTGAGGAATACCCCTTTTCCTCTTAGCTCGGCCAGTTCAACCCGGTTGCCTTCCATATCCGTCAGCACGAAGTTCGGGGCCGGGTCTCCTATTCCGACTACATCTTTACTATTAAAAAAGTTGGTATAGAGCGTAAATCCAAGCGCTCCAAATAGAATAGCAAGAACAGCTATCCGAAACAACTGGCGATTTCTCTTTTTCTGCACATGATCCCCCCTGGCAGCGTTTCTTTATATTCTTTTTACTCCCTTTTAAATGGACTTTGAACAGTAAGGAAGTCCATAAAAATGATATCGGACTTCATCCCTCCCAGTTCAAGGAAATCATTCTGTCACTGTGTCAAAGTTAGCAAATAATTATGCAATTTTTGTGCAATTGAAAAGACACCTCACGAAGAAGATTGACTTTTATTTTCGAGGAGTCTCGCACCTTCCACTCCAATTAACTAGAGAAAAAATCAACATTGAGCTTTAACACAGCCTTATTAAAAAAAGGATGCCACTATTTTTTATGTAGGCATCCTGTGCATTAATTATCCAAATCCAATTTTGCTTTTTTGCGTTCAAATTCTTCTTCTGTAATTTCTCCTTTGGCGTATCGTTCTTTCAATATATCCAGTGAACCGGATTGATTTTGCTTCCGATTGCCATCATTGTTTCTCATAAAATACATGATGCCGACAGCTATGAGAATAACAACAAGAAGTGGTACAAACCAGCCGCCTGTCATTCCCCAGCCGCCGTTCATCATACCTCCGCCGCCCATGCAATTTCACTCCTTAATCGTATTAATAGGCTTCAATTACTTCTTTCCCAGCTTATGTTGATCCAACCTTTAGTTTTCTATTCGCTTGATTTCAACTTAATAGGAAGTTTTGACATTTCAAATTGGAATTACCGCTTAAACAGGCGGCTTTTATGATTCAGTCATTTTTCAAAAAGAGTCGGTGTCCCTGCTACATGTTGTTAACTGTTTATCGTATGTTGTTCATTCAAAGACAATAGCGATGAGGAGAATCCATTCCCGGCCTACTCAGTTTATCATCAGGTTATCTCTATTCTGCTGATTGACACTTCACGAAAAGACTATTATTCAGTCTATAAACCCTCCCATTCCTCCTGAATGCATGTCTTCAACCCCACTCCAGTTGCCCTCATGCATTTGTTCGAAGTTTTTGCTTGGAGCGGCCCCATTTGTACCATGCATGTAATTGTACATTTCTTTTATCTCTTCTTTGGACCACCCAGGGTGCATCTGCTCCATATAGTTTTGCATCTGTCCAAAATTAAATATTCCCTGGCCCTCTCCATTCGATTGAATAGCTGCCCCGTCACCGTGAGCCATGGCTGTGGTCGCTCCTCCTGCAACCAGTCCAGCCGCCAGTATGCCAATAAGAACTTTATTCTTCATTTACCCTCTCTCCTTTCTGATCTGACTTCATTTTCACTTTAATTTATCGAGAAAGTTTGCAAAAACAGTTAACAATTTCTGACGAAAGTCTGTATATCTTTACTCAACTTTTTTTACATCTGATTAATCAACAGGTTACCGGGAATTTATGAAGATCAAAAAGAAAGGAGTGAATGAAATGATGAAATGACAGATGTGGCATTGATGGGTGAGCACCTGCCCTGCACGAAGGGATCATCCAGCGTTTAAGCACTGCATGACGCACATTGAAGATCAGTCACTGAAGAAAGCAGCGGAGGAACAGGTGGAAATCATGGTTGACCATGTGAAAAAAATGGCCCCATTCCTTTATGAAAAAAAGCGGAGGATATCTCCCTCTCAGCCAAAGTAAGCGGAGAAAACCATTCGATCCTTACAGACAGGGCCCTTCCACTTGATGGATTGTTTACGGCAAAAGCGATGTCAAAAGAAAATTGACTAACATCCCTAAAAAGGCAGCCGGCAAGGCTGCCTTACCTTGTTCACATATTGTCATGATAGCGGGTTTATTACAAATAGAGTTGTGAAATTTAATATAGATATCCATTTATCCATTACCGTACCGGAAAGGAGGGAGTTTATGGGAATGCAGGGCATGATGAGCCAGGCAATGGGGTTTGGAATCCTCGCTTATATTGTCAACTTGCTTGTCATGGGAGCAGTTGTCTACATTGCTGTCAGACTGGCCTTGAAAAACAACAAATGATAAGGGGTTATGAGCATGAAAAAGTTTGGTGACCTTTTGTTTGCAGCCGTCATCGTTGTTGCCGGTACAATTACCGTCTACTTTATTACAGAAGAAAACAGCCGGGCAATGAACGTCAAAGCAATGGACGACCTGGTGAACCCGCAGCTGGCAAAGTGGGAAAAAGAATTGCCCATCCCCCCCGTACTTAAAGATCAAAACCCTGATCCGAATAAAGCCGAATTTCACTTAAAGGCCCAAAAAGGCAAGAAAGAATTTTTTCCAGGCATGGAAGCCGACACTCTCGGCTTCAACGGTGACTATCTTGGACCCCTTATCCGTGTGAAAACGGGCGAGCAGGTGCAAATGAAAGTCGAAAATCAGATCGGTGAAGAAACGACCGTTCACTGGCACGGCCTGGAAATTGACGGCGAAGATGACGGGGGCCCGCATACTGTAATCGACAACGGAACGGTCTGGGCGCCTGAATTTACAATCAACCAGCCTGCCGGTACGATGTGGTATCACCCTCACCTGCTGGATGAAACAGGAAGACAGGTCTATAAAGGATTGGCAGGATTGTTTTATATTGATGACGAAAATTCCAAATCACTTGATATTCCAAAAAAGTATGGCGTCGATGACATCCCGCTCATTGTGCAGGACCGCACCTTCACCGAAGACGGAAACATTACATATAACCTGAATATGCCCGATGTCATGATGGGTCTTCATGGTGATACGGTTACCGTCAATGGGGCGATTAATCCTTATAAGGAAGTGCCGCGCGGAAAAGTGCGGTTCCGGCTGCTGAATGGTTCAAATGCACGAATATATGATTTCCAGCTTGATAACGGAGAATCCTTCCATCAAATCGCCAGTGACGGCGGTCTGCTGGAAAAGCCGGTAGAAATGGATTCACTTACACTTTCACCGGGAGAAAGGGCGGAAATCATCGTTGACTTTTCTGACTATAAGAAAGGAGAAACCGTTCAGTTGACTGACAGCGGCACTCCATTCATTGAATTCCGTGTCGATAATAAGAAAGGAAATGATAGTCCCCTGCCAGACAAACTCGCCGATATCCCGGAGCCTGACCGGAGCTCAGCCAAACGCACAAGGGAAATTGCGATGCAGGGAATGGGGCCCATGGTCAATATCAACGGCAAACAAATGGATATTAACCGGATCGATGAAGTTCTAAAACTTCATGAACCTGAAATTTGGGGAATCACAAATCCTAAGATGCGCATGATGGGCAATGAAGGCGGACTTGCGCATCCTTTCCATGTTCACGGCG is a genomic window of Bacillus marinisedimentorum containing:
- a CDS encoding histidine phosphatase family protein gives rise to the protein MITLYITRHGETVWNTEKRMQGWRDSELTENGIRNAVLLGDRLRDIPFDAIYSSPSTRTRSTADLIKAEKDIPVIFDENLKEINLGKWEGKTVSFIEKHYSDQFHCFWNTPHLYTAQTGENFGDLKNRVLEFLTSLRENHSSGTVLIVTHSVVIKTMLSHFKNEPLEKLWDPPFIHDTSLTIVELNGETYKIVTEGDISHRVFEEIEN
- a CDS encoding multicopper oxidase family protein; its protein translation is MKKFGDLLFAAVIVVAGTITVYFITEENSRAMNVKAMDDLVNPQLAKWEKELPIPPVLKDQNPDPNKAEFHLKAQKGKKEFFPGMEADTLGFNGDYLGPLIRVKTGEQVQMKVENQIGEETTVHWHGLEIDGEDDGGPHTVIDNGTVWAPEFTINQPAGTMWYHPHLLDETGRQVYKGLAGLFYIDDENSKSLDIPKKYGVDDIPLIVQDRTFTEDGNITYNLNMPDVMMGLHGDTVTVNGAINPYKEVPRGKVRFRLLNGSNARIYDFQLDNGESFHQIASDGGLLEKPVEMDSLTLSPGERAEIIVDFSDYKKGETVQLTDSGTPFIEFRVDNKKGNDSPLPDKLADIPEPDRSSAKRTREIAMQGMGPMVNINGKQMDINRIDEVLKLHEPEIWGITNPKMRMMGNEGGLAHPFHVHGVQFQVLSRDGNQPPQNERGWKDTVLVYPGEEVEVLATWDYKGIFMYHCHILEHEDAGMMGQIKVEE
- a CDS encoding SHOCT domain-containing protein; the encoded protein is MGGGGMMNGGWGMTGGWFVPLLVVILIAVGIMYFMRNNDGNRKQNQSGSLDILKERYAKGEITEEEFERKKAKLDLDN
- a CDS encoding class I SAM-dependent methyltransferase, whose protein sequence is MKLIDRTKAYIDNHYKTPKGLLGMYIGEKMVRQHEPETRWTIELMKLQQGESVLDLGCGAGLAVKLILERFAVEQVVGLDLSPVMIRSAKRRNKKELGKRAKFVKAGMNSLPFQDKQFDKVFSIHTIYFWDDFPETVSEIMRVLKPGGSFIVTLTNGKNDEIWEGVNTLVEEKLIPSMETYSCVDVQIVKGPNSRQFHTIAVMGKKKA
- the resA gene encoding thiol-disulfide oxidoreductase ResA, with the translated sequence MQKKRNRQLFRIAVLAILFGALGFTLYTNFFNSKDVVGIGDPAPNFVLTDMEGNRVELAELRGKGVFLNFWGTWCEPCKEEMPYMQSQYEVFKDRGVEIIAVNVDETKLAVNRFANTYGLTFPIVIDKGEVLDAYGVNPLPTTFLIDKDGKIVDKITASMSEQEVADYMKRIEP
- a CDS encoding amidohydrolase family protein, whose protein sequence is MKIFDAHLHIIDKRFPLFPNQGYLPDTFSCSDYLESTKSLNVIGGAVVSGSFQGFDQSYLIDAIQTLGENYAGVTQLPSDTRDEEIIRLNELGVRALRFNVNRGGSEDISRLDYFARRVYELAGWHTELYINSTRLPDVSSIIEKLPAVSVDHLGLSRDGFDHLLSLVDKGVKVKATGFGRIDFDPGEAMKHIYSINPEALMFGTDLPSTRAGRPFLLSDVDLILNNMEEEQAEKILFKNALNWYLK
- a CDS encoding GreA/GreB family elongation factor, with the protein product MPVKITPKGEQLILQQIADFEQRLKQVRMDKNSAYHACGDDKLANPNFHKLEQEERILEERIREVKNTYKNAELIKFDSRNTEKVEIGSIVKCSFEYPDFLEEEIYEIVGYGESNIEENKLFYGTPIAMKLIGLKTGEETILSVPSGKVKCKVIEMYSTWDEAGHQ